Below is a window of Rodentibacter sp. JRC1 DNA.
ACCGATTTCATTGGCAATCGTTTGTTTTTCCTCTTCGGTAATTTCACCGTCTGCCGCCGCAGCTGCGATCATTGTTCGCAAAATTAACGCACTGTTATCTTGTTGAGCGGATGAACTTAGCACATCAAATTCGCTTTCTGACATAACCGGTTGTGTCTGTTGGCTTTTCTGATAATTTTGGTACGCCTGATACGCCAAATTACCAAGCACGGCTAATGAACCGAGTTTTGCCAAACTTGCGCCTCCTGAACGCCCTAAAATCATCGAAAGAATACCGGCAACCGCTGCGCCACCTCCCACTTTAGTCACCTTATCCAAGGTCGGATTACCGGTTTGTAAATTACTTGCGGAATTTTTCGCAATGTTAACGACTTGATTTAGAATTTGATTAAAATCCATAAAATGTTCCTTGTTGTTAAAAAATCTTCTTATAGACTGATCTTTTTTTAAAAAATTCCCTAAATTTAACCGCACTTTTATCAATTTTATTGACTAGATAGAAGATTTCATTATATTTGAGCTCTTTTTCATTTTTTATATAGGAACAATTTTATGGCGAAATCTACTCAAAAGCGAGAAACCTTCTCGGGTCGCAAAGCGTTCATTTTAGCCGCTATTGGCTCCGCTGTGGGCTTAGGCAATATCTGGCGTTTCCCCTACACCACTTACGAAAACGGCGGTGGTGCATTTATTATTCCTTATCTTATCGCCTTACTAACCGCAGGGATTCCTTTATTATTCTTAGATTATGCGATCGGTCATCGTCATCGTGGCGGTGCGCCGTTGTCTTATCGCCGTTTTAGTCCGCATTTTGAAGTCTTCGGCTGGTGGCAGGTAATGGTGAATGTGATCATCGGCTTATATTATGCGGTTGTTTTAGGTTGGGCTGCAAGCTATACCTATTTTTCCTTCAGTGGCGCTTGGGGAGATAAACCGATCGATTTCTTCATCGGTGAGTTTTTAAAAATGGGTGATATTGCCAACGGTGTGAGTTTTGAATTTGTCGGAATGGTAACCGGTCCTTTAATCGCCGTATGGGTGATCGCATTGCTCGTACTTTCTATGGGCATTCAGAAAGGGATTGCGAAATCTTCATCAATCTTAATGCCGGTACTTGTGGTAATGTTTATCGCATTAGTGATCTATTCTCTCTTTTTACCCGGTGCGGAAAAAGGCTTAAATGCATTGTTTACACCTGATTGGTCTAAACTTTCCAATCCAAGCGTATGGATTGCCGCCTACGGACAAATTTTCTTCTCGCTTTCGATCTGTTTCGGGATTATGGTGACTTACGCTTCATATCTCAAAAAAGAATCGGACTTAACCGGTAGCGGTTTAGTGGTGGGCTTTGCAAACAGTAGCTTTGAACTGTTAGCCGGTATCGGCGTATTCGCCGCATTAGGTTTTATCGCCACCGCTCAAGGTCAAGAGGTGAGTGAAGTGGCAAAAGGCGGGATCGGCTTGGCATTCTTTGCATTTCCAACCATCATTAACAAAGCACCGTTCGGGGAAGTACTTGGTGTCTTGTTCTTCGGTTCATTAACCTTTGCCGCATTAACTTCTTTTATATCCGTGATTGAAGTTATTATTTCCGCAATTCAAGACAAACTTCGCATTCGCCGTGCGAAAGTCACCTTTATCGTGGGCGTGCCGATGATGTTTGTTTCCGTCATTTTATTCGGCACGACAACCGGCTTACCGATGCTTGATGTATTCGATAAATTCGTGAACTATTTCGGTATCGTTGCCGTGGCATTCGTGTCGCTTATCGCCATCGTTTCAAATGAAAAATTAGGACTATTAGGCGATCATTTGAACGAAACCTCATCTTTTAAAGTCGGCTTTTTCTGGCGTTTATGTATCGTACTTACGACAGGTATTCTTGCATTTATGCTATTCAGTGAAGGGGCTAAAGTTTTCTCTGAAGGCTACGAAGGCTATCCAAGCTGGTTCGTCAATGTCTTCGGCTGGGGAATGGCGGTTAGCTTACTCGTTGTCGCATTCATTCTTTCCCGTTTAAAATGGAAAAGCGAAACCAAACTTACAATAGAATCAAAAGGAGAATAAGATGAGCTCTAGTGCAATTATTATGATGGTCATCGCACTTGGCGTAATTTGGGGCGGCTTCCTTTATGCTCTCCTTCGCCTACCAAAAGAAAATAATTAGTTTGATTATGTATCGGTGCGTTACGGCTTCGCCTAACTGCACCCTACGGCAATTTGTGTAACCGCTACATAATAATGTTAATTTTTCGACCGCACTTTTAAAGTGCGGTTATTTTTTCCGTATTTTGTAATAAAACCGATTTTACCTTGCGTCACACAATATTAACTTTTAGAATACCCTCACTTGTCGGAGTGCCGTTGGCTGAGATCGCAATGCGAGATCCGTTGAACCTGTGGGTTAAAACCTGCGTAGGGAACAAGGTTGCAAAACACCTCAT
It encodes the following:
- a CDS encoding methionine/alanine import family NSS transporter small subunit, with amino-acid sequence MSSSAIIMMVIALGVIWGGFLYALLRLPKENN
- a CDS encoding sodium-dependent transporter, with protein sequence MAKSTQKRETFSGRKAFILAAIGSAVGLGNIWRFPYTTYENGGGAFIIPYLIALLTAGIPLLFLDYAIGHRHRGGAPLSYRRFSPHFEVFGWWQVMVNVIIGLYYAVVLGWAASYTYFSFSGAWGDKPIDFFIGEFLKMGDIANGVSFEFVGMVTGPLIAVWVIALLVLSMGIQKGIAKSSSILMPVLVVMFIALVIYSLFLPGAEKGLNALFTPDWSKLSNPSVWIAAYGQIFFSLSICFGIMVTYASYLKKESDLTGSGLVVGFANSSFELLAGIGVFAALGFIATAQGQEVSEVAKGGIGLAFFAFPTIINKAPFGEVLGVLFFGSLTFAALTSFISVIEVIISAIQDKLRIRRAKVTFIVGVPMMFVSVILFGTTTGLPMLDVFDKFVNYFGIVAVAFVSLIAIVSNEKLGLLGDHLNETSSFKVGFFWRLCIVLTTGILAFMLFSEGAKVFSEGYEGYPSWFVNVFGWGMAVSLLVVAFILSRLKWKSETKLTIESKGE
- a CDS encoding tellurite resistance TerB family protein, whose product is MDFNQILNQVVNIAKNSASNLQTGNPTLDKVTKVGGGAAVAGILSMILGRSGGASLAKLGSLAVLGNLAYQAYQNYQKSQQTQPVMSESEFDVLSSSAQQDNSALILRTMIAAAAADGEITEEEKQTIANEIGDNAELAQWIEMEMTNPISISEIARQVGDDTALAANVYLAARLVSKDLSRKEIIFLANLAEALGLDETLVEQLEKQAGF